A part of Candidatus Saccharibacteria bacterium genomic DNA contains:
- a CDS encoding GIY-YIG nuclease family protein, with protein sequence MKVGYVYILASDRNGTLYIGVTSNLAKRVYEHKNHLVAGFTKKYNVTKLVWFAQYDDINEAIVRENQMKKWNRSWKIRKIESSNPEWNDLYQEIV encoded by the coding sequence ATGAAAGTTGGGTATGTTTATATATTGGCAAGTGATCGCAATGGAACTCTATATATTGGTGTTACCAGTAATCTGGCTAAACGAGTTTACGAGCATAAAAATCACTTAGTAGCTGGGTTCACCAAAAAGTACAACGTTACTAAGCTCGTTTGGTTCGCTCAATATGACGATATCAACGAGGCAATTGTCAGAGAGAACCAGATGAAGAAGTGGAATCGATCTTGGAAGATTCGCAAAATAGAATCTTCTAATCCCGAATGGAATGACTTGTACCAAGAAATTGTTTAG
- the rpsO gene encoding 30S ribosomal protein S15 — MIAQTTKKKLIKDYSTHGKDTGSAEVQIALFTTKINELTSHLKTHKKDNHSRRGLLAMVSKRRRLLDYLQKKSPDRYSKLIKKLKLRR, encoded by the coding sequence ATGATAGCTCAAACCACCAAGAAAAAGCTCATAAAAGACTACTCAACCCACGGCAAAGACACTGGTTCGGCCGAGGTTCAGATTGCTCTTTTTACCACCAAGATCAACGAGCTAACCAGCCATCTTAAGACCCACAAAAAAGATAATCACTCCAGGCGCGGATTGCTAGCTATGGTAAGCAAACGCCGACGCCTGCTGGATTACTTGCAAAAGAAGAGTCCTGATCGATACTCAAAGCTCATCAAAAAACTGAAACTTCGCCGCTAG
- a CDS encoding transposase, translating to MNRQVIFNDDRDYAVFVGLLKRYLSSTPAKNSAGVQYPTYFGTVELLAFCLMPNHFHLLLYQQTVDAMKLLMKSVGVAYGMYFNDRYKRIGPVFQQRYRASRISSDSYLLHISRYIHLNPNDYQHWQWSSLSYYTGLCSSDWLLPHRILNLFENQDYLEFVDEYKPTRDELDKIKHELAIDPGEV from the coding sequence GTGAATCGTCAAGTCATTTTCAATGATGATAGAGATTATGCTGTGTTTGTGGGGCTTCTAAAGCGCTATTTGAGCAGTACCCCAGCAAAAAATTCGGCTGGCGTACAATACCCCACATACTTTGGCACCGTAGAGCTTTTGGCATTTTGCTTGATGCCTAATCATTTTCATCTCCTTCTGTATCAACAGACCGTTGATGCCATGAAGTTATTAATGAAAAGCGTTGGTGTGGCCTATGGTATGTATTTCAACGATCGCTATAAACGGATTGGGCCAGTTTTTCAACAACGTTACCGGGCTTCTAGAATTAGCTCGGACAGTTATTTGCTCCACATATCGCGCTATATTCATCTTAATCCCAACGACTACCAGCACTGGCAGTGGTCAAGCTTGTCATATTATACCGGTCTATGTAGCTCAGATTGGTTACTTCCCCATCGGATCTTAAACCTTTTCGAGAACCAAGACTATCTCGAGTTCGTGGATGAATACAAGCCGACACGAGATGAGCTCGATAAGATTAAGCACGAACTGGCCATTGACCCAGGCGAGGTTTAA
- a CDS encoding uracil-DNA glycosylase, producing MTKAEKQAKLDEIAKPILDRSLELEIAKSCLNPVPGEGNPAAEIMFVGEAPGAEEDKQSRPFVGASGKFLESMLETIDRSRQDVFITNIVKFRPPNNRDPSREEIQACLPYLLAQIKVIDPKLIVFLGRHSMNVFFPELRISQAHGQPVKRSGRVFLPLYHPAAALYNGSMRAILQEDFGRIPAILRKVEQQS from the coding sequence ATGACCAAAGCTGAAAAACAGGCCAAATTAGACGAAATTGCCAAACCGATCTTGGATCGCAGCCTTGAGCTTGAGATCGCCAAGTCTTGTCTTAACCCGGTGCCGGGTGAGGGTAACCCAGCTGCCGAGATTATGTTTGTGGGCGAGGCGCCAGGCGCCGAAGAAGACAAGCAGAGCCGGCCATTCGTGGGGGCCAGCGGTAAGTTTCTAGAGAGCATGCTCGAAACAATTGATCGCAGCCGGCAAGACGTATTTATAACCAACATTGTAAAGTTCCGACCACCCAACAACCGCGATCCCTCCCGCGAAGAAATCCAAGCTTGCCTGCCGTACCTACTAGCTCAAATTAAAGTCATCGACCCCAAACTAATCGTGTTTCTGGGCCGCCACTCTATGAACGTATTTTTTCCGGAGCTGCGGATAAGCCAAGCTCATGGCCAGCCAGTTAAGCGTTCTGGGCGGGTGTTCTTGCCGCTTTATCACCCTGCGGCCGCACTCTATAACGGTTCCATGCGCGCTATTTTGCAAGAAGATTTTGGCCGCATTCCAGCGATCTTACGCAAAGTTGAACAACAAAGCTGA
- the truB gene encoding tRNA pseudouridine(55) synthase TruB produces MQIKEGILLINKPRGRSSFSMVAQVRRISGVKRVGHAGTLDPEAEGLLIVLVGKEYTKKSDSFLKLDKTYEFTIRLGQSSTTGDKEGEKTAISSDKPTEKAILNVLQGLQGELKQVPPIYSAIKVNGQRAYKLAAKGQKPDLEAREITIYSLELLDYTYPQLKLRAEVSSGTYIRVLGETIGMQLGTGAYCTEIIRTKIGKYDLKNAIILD; encoded by the coding sequence ATGCAAATAAAAGAAGGCATTCTACTCATAAACAAACCGCGCGGGCGGAGTAGTTTTAGTATGGTTGCCCAAGTGCGTCGAATTAGTGGTGTCAAACGGGTTGGCCATGCCGGCACCCTCGACCCGGAGGCCGAAGGCCTGCTGATAGTACTAGTGGGTAAGGAGTACACCAAAAAGTCAGATAGCTTTCTTAAACTCGATAAAACTTATGAATTCACTATCAGGTTGGGCCAATCTAGCACAACAGGAGATAAGGAAGGCGAGAAAACAGCTATCTCGAGCGATAAACCAACCGAAAAGGCCATTTTGAACGTTTTACAGGGCCTGCAGGGCGAGCTTAAGCAGGTTCCGCCTATTTATAGCGCTATCAAAGTAAACGGCCAGCGGGCCTATAAATTGGCCGCCAAGGGCCAAAAACCGGATTTAGAAGCTCGTGAGATAACCATTTACAGCTTAGAATTGCTCGATTACACCTATCCACAGCTAAAACTACGTGCCGAGGTTAGTAGTGGTACATATATACGGGTATTAGGTGAAACTATTGGGATGCAGCTTGGAACCGGGGCCTATTGCACCGAGATTATTCGTACCAAAATTGGCAAATATGACCTGAAAAATGCTATTATCTTAGATTAA
- a CDS encoding ABC transporter ATP-binding protein, translated as MKNIRKGLKLIPYLRRYMAVLITLSVIASILNALRPQVLKLIINRVAGLSGLAPNVSTLQALIFLGILLILISVFSSFFETVQWRVNEGLYYRLEKILGRQVFQKLSSLSLDFFEQEKSGALSNKIISGVNGIISWIGNFSWGLLGGVSQTVINLLFIFFVSPPIVGVMLLAISAQTLLFIRNAKKTRHLQKAGRKAEEEASGILLETFSQFGVIKSFNAAGSQYQKYERELTRAEGKYKTYLTIWARHIFFRDIIFNVGMSISIIIVGFGALHKAYSPGDVALVALYLLQLSGVALSVGRFFDNNVRIEVNVSRLMDIFETKPTLEDKANAKDLESLDSIEFKNVSFDYKKGKKGAVKNLNFSIAPGKTVALVGPSGVGKSTITKLLLRFYEPTSGQIEINGGNIDSFTQESIRKHMGMVMQDVTLFNTSLKDNLAIGNPHAKKEAIYTAAEQAHAKEFISELPSGYDTLVGERGIKLSGGQKQRVAIARAILKDPQLVILDEATSALDSESERLVQDGLKKLMRGRMALIIAHRLSTVRHADEILVLEKGKIEERGTHEELMKNDGLYKKLFDMQSATGKIEL; from the coding sequence ATGAAAAACATCCGAAAAGGACTGAAGCTAATCCCTTATTTACGGCGCTACATGGCAGTGCTGATTACTTTAAGTGTTATTGCATCTATTCTCAACGCTCTGCGTCCACAGGTTCTTAAGTTAATAATAAATCGAGTTGCTGGCCTATCTGGTCTTGCGCCGAATGTCTCCACCCTCCAGGCATTAATATTTTTAGGCATTTTACTGATATTAATAAGTGTTTTTTCTAGTTTCTTCGAGACTGTCCAATGGAGAGTAAACGAAGGATTGTACTATCGGCTCGAGAAAATACTTGGTAGACAGGTTTTTCAAAAACTGTCATCTCTTTCACTAGACTTTTTTGAGCAGGAAAAGAGCGGGGCACTTTCTAACAAGATAATCTCCGGTGTTAACGGTATTATCAGTTGGATTGGGAACTTTAGCTGGGGTTTATTGGGAGGAGTTAGCCAAACCGTTATCAATCTCTTGTTTATCTTTTTCGTCTCACCGCCGATTGTGGGTGTAATGCTACTAGCCATTTCGGCTCAAACACTACTCTTTATCCGTAATGCAAAGAAAACCAGACACCTGCAAAAGGCCGGTAGAAAAGCCGAGGAAGAAGCCAGTGGGATTTTGTTAGAGACTTTTTCTCAATTCGGCGTAATTAAATCTTTTAATGCGGCCGGATCGCAGTACCAAAAATATGAGCGAGAACTCACTAGGGCTGAGGGTAAATATAAGACGTATCTAACAATATGGGCTCGCCACATATTCTTTAGAGACATCATATTCAATGTTGGCATGAGTATTAGTATTATTATTGTCGGTTTTGGCGCCTTGCACAAAGCCTATAGCCCGGGCGATGTAGCTCTAGTGGCACTATATCTTCTTCAGCTAAGTGGTGTTGCCCTAAGTGTTGGTCGGTTCTTCGACAACAATGTCCGTATTGAGGTAAATGTGAGTCGACTAATGGATATATTTGAAACCAAGCCAACCCTAGAAGACAAAGCCAATGCCAAAGACCTAGAGAGCCTAGATTCCATCGAGTTCAAAAATGTTAGTTTCGACTACAAAAAGGGCAAGAAGGGTGCCGTTAAGAATCTAAACTTCTCTATTGCTCCTGGAAAAACTGTAGCCTTAGTCGGCCCATCGGGCGTTGGTAAGAGTACGATTACCAAATTGCTGCTTCGGTTCTATGAACCTACCTCTGGCCAGATAGAAATAAATGGTGGCAATATTGATAGCTTTACCCAAGAATCAATCCGAAAACATATGGGCATGGTCATGCAAGACGTAACCCTATTCAACACATCGCTGAAAGATAATCTGGCAATTGGTAACCCACACGCAAAGAAAGAAGCTATTTATACAGCGGCTGAACAAGCCCATGCCAAAGAATTTATATCTGAATTACCAAGTGGCTACGACACGCTAGTCGGCGAACGCGGCATAAAGCTTAGTGGTGGACAGAAGCAGCGAGTGGCCATTGCCAGGGCTATACTTAAAGACCCACAGCTAGTAATCCTAGACGAGGCTACCAGTGCATTGGATAGCGAAAGTGAGCGACTAGTTCAAGATGGTCTTAAAAAGCTTATGAGGGGTCGGATGGCGCTCATAATCGCCCACCGCCTGAGTACTGTGCGGCACGCCGATGAGATTTTGGTGCTCGAGAAGGGCAAAATAGAAGAGCGTGGTACCCATGAAGAACTCATGAAAAATGATGGCTTGTACAAAAAGCTATTCGATATGCAGTCGGCCACGGGTAAAATCGAGCTCTAA
- the pnp gene encoding polyribonucleotide nucleotidyltransferase, giving the protein MDIIHPFGGKQVELETEFAGKKLKMTTGDMAFRADGEVRVAYGDTVVLATAVVAPEVKADTDFFPLLIDYEERLYASGKISGSRFMKREGRPSDQAVLTSRLIDRPLRPLFPKGYRNDVQVVVTVLSADLEHEPDVIAIIAASTALMLTGAPFDGPVGAARIGLIDDKLVANPTTTEQEASKLNLTVAGTKDAVMMVEASANEVSEKTLVEALELAVKTWQPVIKAQQELVEKLKVEPREYQLFTPSEEAQTKIAEFLKDRLGETIRNENKQMRHEALQTLEAEVLNEFGTLSDELKPDSKERFGHPDVLAAFEKIIDREIRRSILEEGKRPDNRKTTEIRPISGQVGLLPRTHGSAVFTRGTTQALTLTTLGSTSAAQLIDTMEEDREKRYIHHYNFPPFSTGEARPMRSTGRREVGHGYLAERALLPVIPVVEDFPYTIRVVSEMLSSAGSTSMASVCGSTMSLMDAGVPISKPVSGIAMGLMIDHDNPKKYVILSDLQDAEDFAGDMDFKVAGTDAGITALQMDIKVKGITLEIMSAALKQASQGRAHILSKMLEVIAEPRAETSQYAPRITKLQISPDKIREVIGKGGETIQKIIAETGVEIDIEDSGLVMIASTDQKAAKAATEWIESIVVEPEIGKVYDGTVVKVLDFGAFVEILPGKEGMVHISQIRDERVEDIHKELKEGDKVTVKLLEIDSQGRLNLSIKAAKK; this is encoded by the coding sequence ATGGATATAATTCATCCATTTGGGGGTAAACAGGTAGAACTCGAAACCGAGTTTGCCGGCAAAAAACTAAAAATGACTACAGGCGACATGGCTTTTCGGGCCGATGGCGAAGTTCGGGTTGCATATGGCGACACCGTGGTGTTGGCCACAGCTGTGGTAGCACCCGAGGTCAAAGCTGACACCGACTTCTTTCCGCTATTAATCGATTACGAGGAGCGGCTCTACGCCAGCGGTAAAATCAGCGGCAGTCGATTCATGAAGCGCGAAGGCCGACCGAGCGATCAGGCGGTGCTGACCTCACGACTAATTGATCGACCATTGCGCCCACTCTTTCCCAAAGGTTACCGTAACGACGTGCAAGTTGTGGTAACGGTCTTGAGTGCTGATCTCGAGCACGAACCAGATGTTATTGCTATAATTGCTGCCAGTACAGCACTAATGCTAACCGGCGCACCTTTTGATGGTCCGGTGGGTGCAGCTCGGATTGGTTTAATCGATGATAAGCTGGTGGCCAACCCAACTACCACCGAGCAAGAAGCTAGCAAGCTAAACCTGACAGTTGCTGGCACCAAAGATGCCGTGATGATGGTAGAGGCCAGTGCCAACGAGGTGAGCGAAAAGACTCTGGTCGAAGCCCTGGAGCTAGCCGTTAAAACCTGGCAGCCGGTGATTAAGGCTCAGCAAGAGCTGGTGGAAAAACTCAAGGTTGAACCACGTGAATACCAGCTCTTTACCCCGAGCGAAGAAGCCCAGACCAAAATCGCAGAATTTCTAAAAGACCGCCTGGGCGAGACCATTCGCAACGAAAATAAGCAAATGCGCCACGAAGCCTTGCAGACGCTCGAAGCCGAAGTCTTAAACGAATTTGGCACGCTCTCCGATGAGCTCAAGCCAGATAGCAAAGAACGCTTTGGTCACCCAGATGTATTGGCTGCATTCGAAAAGATTATTGATCGCGAGATTCGTCGCTCGATCTTAGAAGAGGGCAAGCGACCCGATAACCGTAAGACCACTGAGATCCGACCAATCAGCGGGCAAGTTGGCCTACTGCCACGCACCCATGGAAGTGCCGTGTTTACTCGTGGCACCACCCAAGCCTTAACCCTAACCACACTTGGGTCGACCTCGGCTGCACAGCTAATCGACACCATGGAAGAAGATCGCGAAAAACGCTACATACACCACTACAACTTTCCGCCGTTTAGCACTGGCGAGGCTAGACCCATGCGCTCAACAGGGCGCCGCGAGGTTGGCCACGGCTACCTGGCTGAACGAGCTTTGCTGCCAGTTATTCCAGTAGTCGAAGATTTTCCCTATACCATTCGAGTGGTTTCAGAAATGCTTAGTAGCGCTGGCTCAACCTCGATGGCTAGTGTTTGTGGCAGCACCATGAGCCTCATGGATGCTGGTGTGCCAATCAGTAAACCGGTTAGCGGCATAGCCATGGGCCTAATGATTGATCACGACAATCCTAAAAAGTATGTAATCTTGAGCGACCTTCAAGACGCCGAAGACTTTGCTGGTGACATGGACTTTAAGGTAGCTGGCACCGATGCTGGCATTACGGCGCTACAGATGGACATTAAAGTAAAGGGCATTACTCTAGAAATCATGAGCGCTGCCCTCAAGCAGGCCAGCCAGGGCCGAGCTCACATACTATCGAAGATGCTTGAGGTAATTGCTGAGCCCCGAGCCGAAACCAGCCAATATGCGCCACGCATTACCAAACTGCAGATTAGCCCAGATAAAATTCGCGAGGTGATTGGCAAAGGCGGTGAGACTATTCAAAAGATTATTGCCGAAACCGGTGTGGAGATCGACATCGAAGACTCTGGTCTAGTAATGATTGCCAGTACCGACCAAAAAGCTGCCAAGGCCGCTACCGAATGGATTGAATCGATCGTGGTGGAGCCCGAGATTGGCAAGGTTTACGACGGCACTGTAGTTAAGGTCTTAGATTTCGGCGCTTTTGTAGAGATCTTGCCCGGCAAAGAGGGCATGGTGCACATTTCTCAAATCCGTGACGAGCGAGTTGAGGACATTCACAAGGAGCTCAAAGAGGGTGATAAAGTAACAGTTAAGTTACTCGAAATAGATTCTCAAGGACGACTCAACCTGTCTATAAAGGCTGCTAAAAAATAG
- a CDS encoding GIY-YIG nuclease family protein yields the protein MMSKQYYVYLLTNKTNQVLYTGVTSDLVRRVNEHKNHLVEGYSDKYNVDKLVYFEVLDDPENAIKREKQIKNWHRDWKLSQIKKSNPNMKDLYEKILK from the coding sequence ATTATGAGCAAACAATATTACGTATACCTGCTGACTAATAAGACAAATCAAGTTTTGTATACTGGTGTAACTAGTGATTTAGTCAGACGAGTTAATGAACACAAAAATCATCTCGTTGAGGGGTACTCTGATAAATACAATGTAGATAAACTTGTATACTTTGAAGTGCTTGACGATCCCGAAAATGCAATTAAAAGGGAGAAGCAAATAAAAAATTGGCATAGAGACTGGAAGCTAAGCCAAATAAAGAAAAGTAATCCCAATATGAAGGACTTGTATGAGAAGATCCTGAAATAA
- a CDS encoding ribonuclease J, whose amino-acid sequence MKEDKLKSRPLTAQDLGAATQAKAKKPTASASSPNKRTQNNNTKPAQNRSNNSSKPSNHPRGGKTQNDNRPNDGGKPNGNRPNGGGKPRSGGGGGQRRRFDKRPSEYMTGTFNKLDQSKTAAKAVGLSRADAGKLKIIPLGGLGQIGKNVMALEYENDMIVMDLGFMFPGPELPGIDYIIPDISYLEERKHKIRGHFITHAHLDHIGGIPFMLPKMPAPIYGAKFTVKFIERQLEEYKLPFKPEMHIVDQDNGQKIQAGVFSIEFVRVNHSIPDACALVIRTPAGTIFNTGDWRFDPDPYDGKPTDLARLKQIGDEGILLLMCDSTSCETMGRSPREQEITETLDEIFARNYNKRVIISSFSSQISRMQMIIDAVARAKRKMVITGRSMLSNVELAVKMGYIKIPANTIIRSQDVNKYQDGQVAILATGSQGEEFAVLNRMGRGEVKDIKIRKNDVVVLSSSIIPGNEKPIWGMIDNILRWGPYVYSNDLRRFDDLDIMHISGHAYYEEVEQMIKLIRPKYYLPIHGELHHLVHNKQICIRSKVVSEDKIFVIENGQTLVAEKGTVKLGAKIPVPDVLIDGAGIGDVQEIVLKDRIAMSEEGVFTVIATVQRKTGKLLTSPDIISRGFIYMKDNEELVNGARQIVKNIFAGRQGNVPPSSPIIKTRIRDEVSNYLYKVTKRNPIVLPVVIEV is encoded by the coding sequence ATGAAAGAAGACAAACTAAAAAGCCGTCCGTTGACGGCTCAAGATTTGGGAGCCGCTACACAAGCTAAGGCTAAGAAGCCAACAGCGTCTGCCAGCTCACCAAACAAACGAACACAAAATAATAACACTAAACCCGCCCAGAACAGGTCGAACAATTCGAGCAAACCAAGCAACCACCCTCGCGGCGGTAAGACCCAAAACGACAACCGACCAAACGATGGCGGCAAGCCAAATGGCAACCGACCCAATGGTGGTGGTAAACCACGCTCTGGCGGCGGTGGTGGTCAACGCCGGCGTTTCGACAAACGTCCTAGTGAGTACATGACCGGTACTTTTAACAAACTCGATCAAAGCAAGACCGCAGCCAAGGCGGTGGGGCTATCTAGGGCCGATGCCGGTAAGCTCAAAATCATTCCTTTGGGTGGTTTGGGCCAAATCGGCAAGAACGTTATGGCCTTAGAGTACGAAAATGACATGATTGTAATGGATCTAGGCTTTATGTTCCCCGGCCCCGAACTACCTGGAATTGATTACATTATTCCTGATATTAGCTACCTCGAGGAGCGCAAGCACAAGATCCGTGGGCACTTTATTACCCATGCTCACTTAGACCACATAGGCGGCATTCCATTTATGTTGCCCAAGATGCCGGCGCCAATTTATGGTGCCAAATTCACTGTAAAGTTTATTGAGCGCCAACTAGAGGAGTATAAGCTGCCATTTAAGCCCGAGATGCATATTGTCGATCAAGATAACGGCCAGAAGATCCAAGCTGGTGTCTTTAGTATTGAATTTGTGCGAGTTAATCACTCCATTCCCGATGCCTGCGCCCTTGTGATCCGCACCCCGGCCGGCACCATCTTTAACACTGGTGACTGGCGGTTCGACCCCGATCCATACGACGGCAAGCCAACTGATCTAGCCAGGCTCAAGCAGATTGGCGATGAAGGTATATTACTATTGATGTGCGACTCCACCAGCTGTGAAACCATGGGTCGAAGCCCACGTGAGCAAGAAATTACCGAGACCCTCGATGAGATCTTTGCCCGCAATTACAACAAGCGGGTGATTATATCGTCGTTTTCATCACAGATTAGCCGTATGCAAATGATTATAGATGCTGTTGCCCGAGCTAAGCGCAAGATGGTGATTACTGGTCGCAGCATGCTCAGCAATGTCGAGCTAGCTGTAAAGATGGGCTACATTAAGATCCCGGCCAACACCATAATTCGTTCCCAAGACGTCAACAAATATCAAGATGGACAGGTAGCGATCTTGGCTACCGGCTCGCAGGGTGAGGAGTTTGCAGTGCTAAACCGCATGGGTCGAGGTGAGGTCAAAGACATTAAGATTCGCAAAAACGATGTCGTGGTCTTGAGTTCGTCGATTATTCCAGGCAACGAAAAACCAATTTGGGGCATGATCGATAACATTTTGCGTTGGGGGCCGTATGTATACAGCAACGATCTGCGTCGCTTTGACGATCTAGATATTATGCATATTTCTGGCCACGCCTACTACGAAGAGGTGGAGCAGATGATTAAGCTGATTCGACCTAAATACTATCTGCCAATTCACGGTGAGTTGCACCACTTGGTGCACAACAAACAGATCTGTATTCGCAGCAAAGTGGTATCAGAAGACAAGATTTTTGTAATCGAGAACGGCCAAACTCTAGTGGCCGAAAAGGGTACCGTTAAGTTGGGAGCTAAGATACCCGTGCCAGACGTGCTGATCGATGGCGCAGGTATTGGCGACGTTCAAGAGATTGTACTCAAGGACCGTATAGCCATGTCCGAAGAAGGCGTGTTTACGGTGATTGCCACGGTGCAACGCAAAACCGGCAAACTGCTCACCAGCCCCGATATTATTAGCCGCGGCTTCATCTACATGAAAGATAACGAAGAGCTAGTTAACGGTGCCCGCCAGATCGTTAAAAATATCTTCGCGGGTCGACAAGGCAATGTGCCGCCTAGCTCACCAATTATCAAAACTCGTATTCGCGACGAAGTCAGCAACTATCTCTATAAGGTAACCAAGCGCAACCCGATTGTATTACCAGTGGTGATAGAGGTTTAA